In the genome of Mycobacterium kansasii ATCC 12478, one region contains:
- a CDS encoding WXG100 family type VII secretion target encodes MGDQITYNPAAVSDFATDVGSRAGQLHEIHEDTSNKTNALQEFFAGHGAQGFFDAQAQMLSGLQGLIETVGQHGTTTSHVLDNALTTDSAISNLF; translated from the coding sequence ATGGGAGACCAAATCACCTATAACCCGGCAGCCGTATCCGATTTCGCTACAGACGTGGGATCGCGGGCCGGGCAGCTGCACGAAATTCACGAAGACACCTCCAACAAGACGAATGCGCTGCAGGAATTCTTCGCGGGCCACGGTGCGCAAGGGTTTTTCGATGCGCAAGCACAGATGCTTTCGGGGCTTCAGGGTCTCATCGAGACGGTGGGTCAGCACGGAACCACGACCAGCCACGTGCTGGACAATGCGCTAACAACCGACTCGGCGATCTCGAAT
- a CDS encoding WXG100 family type VII secretion target — translation MPDGTIQVTPQMLRSTAHDIQANMEHAMAIAQGYLANQENVMNPATWSGAGVVASHATATEVANELNKVLTGGTRLAEGLTQAAALMESHEADSQHAFQALFGGGHGS, via the coding sequence ATGCCAGACGGCACTATTCAAGTAACACCGCAGATGCTGCGCAGTACCGCTCATGACATTCAGGCCAACATGGAGCACGCGATGGCCATAGCTCAGGGCTACCTGGCCAACCAGGAGAACGTCATGAACCCGGCGACCTGGTCTGGTGCTGGTGTGGTTGCTTCCCACGCGACCGCTACCGAGGTCGCCAACGAGTTGAACAAGGTCCTGACGGGCGGCACCCGGCTGGCCGAAGGCCTGACACAGGCCGCGGCCCTGATGGAATCGCACGAAGCGGACTCACAGCACGCGTTCCAAGCCCTCTTCGGCGGCGGCCACGGGTCCTGA
- a CDS encoding PPE family protein encodes MPDPGWAARTPEANDLLLKAGTGISTHVANQTAWTTVGASHHASGIASAINTAATAASWLGLGSAASALNVTMLNASLHGLAGWVDVKPAVVSAAIAAFEMANSAMRPAPECMENRDEWTVDNHINPLVWGALTPRIISLDVEYFGVMWPNNSAVGATYGGILAGLAESLAIPPPVATMGASPAAPAQAASAVGQAAAEAAAGDGMRSAYQGVQAGTSTAGQSTSAGENFGNQIGTFMQPVQSMMQAVPQALQAPSGLMQAPMSALQPLQSMMGMFASPGALGMSGAAPGASAASAAAGAAATEASLGAGGGSASLGGAGMSATSFTRPVSAFESGSSGRPVGLRPSGALGAEALRSPTTTTMSGAPMGGMPVGHAAAGHRGSHGKSEQPATVRVVDDRDVTNWRRG; translated from the coding sequence ATGCCCGATCCAGGATGGGCTGCGCGTACACCTGAGGCCAACGACCTGCTGCTCAAGGCAGGAACCGGAATCTCCACGCATGTGGCCAACCAAACGGCTTGGACCACTGTAGGTGCCAGCCACCACGCCTCAGGTATTGCGTCGGCGATCAACACCGCGGCGACCGCGGCGAGCTGGCTTGGCCTCGGCTCGGCTGCCTCGGCGCTCAACGTGACCATGCTCAATGCTTCCCTGCACGGCCTAGCCGGCTGGGTTGACGTCAAACCGGCGGTGGTCTCGGCGGCGATAGCGGCGTTCGAGATGGCCAACAGTGCCATGCGCCCGGCTCCGGAGTGCATGGAGAACCGTGACGAGTGGACGGTCGACAACCACATCAATCCGCTTGTCTGGGGGGCGCTGACACCCCGAATCATCTCGCTTGATGTCGAGTATTTCGGGGTGATGTGGCCAAACAACTCGGCCGTGGGCGCAACCTACGGCGGGATCCTGGCGGGGTTGGCGGAAAGCCTGGCTATTCCGCCGCCGGTCGCGACCATGGGTGCGTCACCGGCGGCACCGGCCCAGGCGGCTTCGGCTGTCGGGCAGGCTGCTGCGGAAGCCGCGGCTGGGGACGGCATGCGGTCGGCCTATCAAGGGGTGCAGGCGGGGACATCCACCGCCGGCCAGTCAACGTCGGCCGGCGAGAACTTTGGCAACCAAATCGGCACGTTCATGCAACCGGTCCAGTCGATGATGCAAGCGGTTCCTCAAGCTTTGCAGGCTCCGTCCGGGCTGATGCAAGCGCCGATGAGCGCCCTGCAGCCCTTGCAGTCGATGATGGGCATGTTCGCCAGTCCCGGCGCTCTCGGGATGAGCGGCGCGGCGCCCGGGGCTTCGGCGGCCTCGGCCGCAGCGGGGGCCGCGGCGACCGAGGCGTCGCTTGGCGCCGGGGGCGGGAGCGCCTCTCTGGGCGGCGCTGGCATGTCCGCTACCAGCTTCACTCGTCCGGTCAGTGCGTTTGAATCGGGAAGCAGTGGTCGTCCGGTGGGACTGCGGCCAAGCGGGGCGCTGGGCGCTGAAGCCCTACGTTCGCCGACGACAACGACGATGAGCGGCGCGCCCATGGGCGGCATGCCGGTGGGTCATGCTGCCGCAGGCCACCGCGGATCGCACGGCAAGTCCGAGCAGCCGGCGACCGTGCGGGTAGTCGACGACCGCGATGTCACGAACTGGCGCAGAGGGTGA
- a CDS encoding LppA family lipoprotein, which yields MNNSLQVGRPAQISSLGQAFHDAGRCTVEVDGKRNFLPDAVAVRVSVSDVWTMIVEPGRVAAAKIGATNVQVMRDQPGDHHVWFSGPTGTFIKVGYRGNLVVYGYTGCRLPARHEVVVLAERRDNLCARS from the coding sequence ATTAACAACAGTCTCCAAGTTGGCCGTCCGGCGCAGATTTCGTCTCTGGGGCAAGCATTTCACGACGCGGGCCGTTGCACCGTCGAGGTGGACGGCAAGCGAAATTTTCTGCCGGATGCAGTTGCCGTCCGGGTGTCGGTCTCCGACGTCTGGACCATGATTGTGGAGCCCGGCAGGGTAGCCGCTGCCAAAATCGGCGCCACCAACGTCCAGGTCATGCGGGACCAGCCCGGCGACCATCATGTGTGGTTTTCCGGTCCGACCGGGACATTCATCAAGGTCGGCTATCGGGGCAACCTCGTAGTCTACGGCTACACCGGCTGCAGACTACCCGCGAGACACGAAGTAGTCGTTTTGGCAGAACGGCGAGATAATTTGTGCGCCAGAAGCTAA